The Bacteroidota bacterium genome includes a region encoding these proteins:
- a CDS encoding threonylcarbamoyl-AMP synthase has product MELYELHPITPQKRFITKAAESLRAGEIVIFPTDTYYGMGCSIYAKGALERLFSIKNETRDKLFSFIVPDLKDISTYARVSDFAYKKMRKLLPGPYTFILPAAREVPKRLWSKRKTVGIRVPDHAIAIELARELGHPIVSTSTTNRRGDILTRPEEIESVLGFAVDVMLSAGYVPNQPSSVIDLSGDEPVIIREGAGDISSFED; this is encoded by the coding sequence ATGGAATTGTACGAACTTCATCCGATAACACCACAGAAGAGATTTATCACTAAAGCTGCTGAGTCTCTTCGTGCAGGGGAAATAGTGATATTCCCGACTGACACATACTACGGAATGGGGTGCAGTATTTATGCCAAAGGTGCCCTTGAACGCCTTTTCTCGATCAAGAATGAGACCAGGGACAAGCTTTTCAGTTTTATTGTTCCTGATCTCAAAGATATTTCCACATATGCCAGAGTCTCCGACTTTGCTTACAAAAAGATGAGAAAATTGCTTCCGGGTCCATACACATTCATCCTTCCTGCGGCAAGGGAAGTGCCAAAAAGATTGTGGTCGAAAAGAAAAACAGTGGGTATCAGGGTTCCCGATCATGCAATAGCGATTGAGCTCGCCAGGGAACTCGGACATCCGATCGTCAGTACCTCCACAACCAACAGAAGAGGTGACATTCTTACACGACCTGAGGAGATTGAATCAGTTTTGGGGTTTGCAGTCGATGTTATGCTTTCAGCAGGTTATGTCCCAAACCAGCCCTCAAGTGTTATTGACCTAAGTGGTGATGAACCCGTAATTATCAGAGAAGGAGCCGGGGATATCAGTTCGTTTGAAGATTGA
- a CDS encoding ATP-binding protein, with protein sequence MELNRYLTDSITEDLKEKMVFIGGARQVGKTTLAKRFITQNFPKWHYYNWDNSDHRKALKDYILPGDDSLLILDEIHKYRIWKSFIKGIFDSWKEKYSILVTGSARLNIYRKGGDSLQGRYHYYTLHPFSLAEIEGRANSIHPGTELVLDHNGSNENLEALYKFGGFPEPFVKQDERVLRRWQNERLERLFREDIRDTQDIRDISNMKLLGDMLPSKAGGPLSINAISEDLEISHRAVSSWINILEEFYYTFRIYPYHSSKVRSLKKEAKVYMYDWSQVEEPGQRFENMIASHLLKFINFMVENQGYKLDLFYLRNVDKKEVDFLVTYKNQPWFSVEVKLSDTSPSKNIAFFRDRLKIPFNYQIVMKNDIDLIKDNIRVMSASKFLTALV encoded by the coding sequence ATGGAACTGAATCGTTATCTGACTGACTCTATCACAGAAGACCTCAAAGAAAAGATGGTTTTCATTGGAGGCGCACGACAAGTTGGTAAAACCACCCTGGCTAAAAGGTTTATCACTCAAAACTTCCCCAAATGGCATTACTACAATTGGGACAATTCCGACCACCGAAAAGCCCTTAAAGACTACATCCTTCCCGGCGATGATTCCCTCCTTATTCTAGATGAAATACATAAATACAGAATTTGGAAAAGTTTCATAAAGGGAATATTTGATTCCTGGAAAGAAAAATACAGCATTTTGGTTACCGGAAGTGCCCGGTTAAATATCTACCGTAAAGGGGGAGATTCACTTCAGGGAAGATATCACTATTACACTCTTCATCCCTTCTCGCTGGCAGAGATTGAAGGAAGAGCCAATAGCATCCACCCAGGTACGGAACTGGTGCTCGATCACAATGGCTCTAATGAAAATCTTGAAGCACTTTACAAGTTTGGAGGATTTCCCGAACCATTTGTAAAACAGGATGAAAGAGTGCTGAGAAGATGGCAAAATGAAAGACTGGAGAGACTTTTTCGGGAAGATATCCGCGATACACAGGATATCAGAGATATTTCAAACATGAAATTGCTTGGTGATATGCTGCCATCAAAAGCAGGAGGACCACTTTCGATAAATGCCATTTCAGAAGATCTTGAAATCAGCCACCGCGCCGTATCGAGTTGGATTAATATTCTTGAAGAGTTCTACTATACCTTCAGAATCTATCCTTATCATTCATCCAAAGTCAGATCGTTAAAAAAGGAGGCGAAGGTGTATATGTATGACTGGTCACAAGTCGAGGAACCCGGGCAGCGTTTCGAAAACATGATAGCTTCGCATCTGCTTAAATTCATTAATTTTATGGTAGAGAATCAGGGCTATAAACTTGATTTGTTTTATTTGAGAAATGTGGACAAAAAAGAAGTTGACTTTTTGGTTACTTATAAAAATCAACCGTGGTTCAGTGTGGAAGTGAAGTTAAGTGACACGAGTCCGTCAAAAAATATCGCCTTTTTCCGGGATCGCTTAAAAATTCCCTTCAACTATCAGATTGTAATGAAAAACGATATTGACCTGATTAAAGATAACATTCGGGTTATGTCGGCTTCGAAATTCCTCACCGCACTCGTCTAA
- a CDS encoding cysteine synthase family protein codes for MTFNSNLNLLKAIGRTPCVKLENISKLTNHEVWAKLEFMNPGGSIKDRIAMYMIEKAEKEGKIKPGDTIIENSSGNTAMGLAIVCKQKGYKLKIVIRNTTSKEKIKMLEIMGVDVIKVDASLPPEHPESYNNFAAKLAAEDPNVFYIDQHNNLDNNEAHYMSTGPEIWQQMNGRIDYFVAGVGTGGTCTGAGRYLKEKNPDIKVVGVDPVGSIFYEYFKTKKIGTPSRYLIEGLGDEFLIQTAQLQVLDDMIQVTDKQAIEHTFLLVAEEGILSGGSSGANIFGVLSLAKQLKEPSVICTVICDSGYKYLSTVYNDDWLTANNLI; via the coding sequence ATGACATTTAATTCAAATCTCAACCTCCTCAAAGCCATAGGGAGAACCCCCTGCGTAAAATTGGAAAATATTTCAAAACTTACAAATCATGAAGTGTGGGCTAAACTGGAATTTATGAATCCCGGCGGGAGTATTAAAGACCGCATCGCCATGTACATGATCGAAAAAGCGGAAAAGGAAGGGAAAATAAAACCGGGTGATACCATTATCGAGAATTCCTCGGGTAATACTGCTATGGGGCTGGCAATTGTCTGTAAACAGAAAGGCTACAAATTAAAAATCGTTATAAGGAACACTACTTCCAAAGAAAAAATTAAGATGCTCGAAATAATGGGTGTGGATGTTATCAAGGTTGATGCATCCCTTCCGCCGGAACATCCCGAGTCGTACAACAATTTCGCTGCCAAACTCGCCGCTGAAGACCCCAATGTTTTCTATATCGATCAGCACAACAACCTCGACAACAACGAGGCTCACTACATGTCAACCGGTCCTGAAATCTGGCAACAGATGAACGGAAGAATCGACTATTTCGTGGCGGGTGTGGGAACAGGCGGAACATGCACTGGTGCAGGAAGATATCTCAAAGAGAAAAATCCCGACATCAAGGTTGTGGGGGTTGATCCGGTGGGTTCAATTTTTTACGAGTACTTTAAAACCAAAAAGATTGGAACTCCCTCCCGATACCTAATCGAAGGACTTGGTGACGAATTTCTTATTCAAACAGCCCAACTCCAGGTACTCGATGACATGATTCAGGTGACTGATAAACAGGCCATTGAGCATACTTTTCTGCTTGTGGCTGAGGAAGGAATTTTATCCGGTGGGTCATCGGGTGCGAACATTTTCGGTGTCTTGTCACTTGCAAAACAACTGAAGGAGCCCTCAGTCATCTGTACCGTCATCTGCGACTCAGGCTATAAGTATCTCTCCACCGTCTATAACGATGACTGGCTAACTGCGAATAACCTGATATAA
- a CDS encoding glycosyltransferase family 2 protein, translating to MAQPLTVVIMLNYNGAKDTVECIESLQRIDYENYRILIVDNCSTDDSVELFRKKFPALDLYITEKNLGYTGGINRGFREASKFGPKYMLVLNNDTIVEPNFLSELVNAMESDPQAAAAGGLILAEHDRKTIWFGNGKMIKWRGLAVHLDKGLPVERKSHNQVTETDFLTGCMILFRTDHLAKAGLEDEDFFMYLDDIEFSARLRKCGFKLLYQPSAVIYHKVLGERESPLKLYYSVRNRFLLNNKMNSGIIRLISAIYFFTVISLKIVVWSFTNKPFAKVARAALNDYFSHNLGSGRGPNLTGILEG from the coding sequence ATGGCACAACCCCTTACCGTAGTTATCATGCTGAATTATAATGGGGCAAAAGACACGGTGGAATGTATTGAATCTCTGCAACGAATAGACTATGAGAACTACAGAATTCTCATTGTTGACAATTGCTCAACTGATGATTCCGTGGAGCTTTTCAGGAAGAAATTTCCGGCACTTGATCTTTACATTACAGAGAAGAATCTCGGATATACGGGGGGAATAAACCGCGGATTCAGGGAAGCTTCCAAATTTGGACCTAAATATATGCTGGTTCTTAACAATGATACCATTGTTGAGCCAAACTTTCTCTCAGAACTTGTAAATGCGATGGAATCAGATCCGCAGGCAGCCGCGGCGGGTGGACTCATACTTGCCGAACACGACAGAAAAACCATCTGGTTTGGTAATGGTAAAATGATAAAGTGGCGGGGACTGGCGGTTCACCTGGACAAAGGGTTACCTGTAGAGAGGAAATCACACAATCAAGTAACCGAGACTGATTTTCTAACCGGATGCATGATCCTGTTCAGAACCGATCATCTTGCAAAAGCCGGGTTGGAAGATGAAGATTTTTTCATGTACCTTGACGACATAGAATTTTCAGCAAGGTTACGAAAGTGCGGTTTCAAACTATTATATCAACCCTCTGCGGTAATCTATCACAAAGTTTTGGGTGAAAGAGAGAGCCCTCTAAAACTATATTACTCTGTCAGGAATCGTTTTTTACTGAATAACAAGATGAATTCGGGGATCATCCGTCTAATATCGGCGATCTATTTTTTTACTGTGATTTCGTTGAAAATTGTTGTGTGGTCGTTCACAAACAAACCTTTTGCAAAAGTTGCACGGGCGGCTCTGAATGATTATTTCAGCCATAATCTTGGCTCGGGAAGGGGACCCAACCTGACTGGAATTCTTGAAGGCTGA
- a CDS encoding glycosyltransferase family 2 protein yields MKKVFAVILNYNGYDDTLNCLKSLQREDCKGLYPVIVDNNSPDGSGKRLFSEITNLPVILNEENTGYAGGMNTGARYALAQGADFVLYVNNDTEFGGNTISEMVKVAERDPAIGIVSPKVLYLDERDKIYCAGSRYIFWRCGNVSLGKGTKASENCNSEMEITHAEGACLLIKREVFEKSGFMSEFFFMYFEDLEYSLRVNKKFKIMFTPNAVMYHQSGAGKSFEQYSKLYHYYFTRNRFLIFRDHNLFEKLYVFLYSTAITILKSLAIIKGAAEKGRTLKAIWSGYFSGLAYMTKIWKLDESRPLINKNL; encoded by the coding sequence TTGAAAAAAGTATTTGCCGTAATTCTGAATTACAATGGATATGACGATACACTGAATTGTTTGAAAAGTCTTCAAAGAGAGGACTGCAAAGGGTTGTATCCCGTCATCGTTGACAACAATTCACCGGACGGAAGCGGCAAGAGGCTTTTTTCAGAAATTACTAATCTGCCTGTAATCCTGAACGAAGAAAACACAGGCTACGCCGGAGGAATGAATACGGGTGCCAGATATGCTCTCGCCCAGGGTGCCGATTTTGTTCTGTATGTTAACAACGACACTGAATTTGGGGGAAATACAATCTCTGAGATGGTGAAAGTCGCCGAGAGAGATCCTGCAATCGGGATAGTGTCCCCGAAGGTGCTGTATCTGGATGAGAGGGATAAAATATACTGTGCCGGCAGCCGTTACATTTTTTGGCGGTGTGGAAATGTTTCACTCGGGAAAGGTACAAAAGCTTCTGAAAATTGCAATTCAGAAATGGAGATAACTCACGCTGAAGGAGCCTGTCTGCTGATAAAAAGAGAGGTTTTTGAGAAGTCTGGCTTCATGAGTGAGTTCTTTTTCATGTATTTTGAAGACCTTGAATACTCACTGAGGGTAAATAAAAAATTCAAAATTATGTTTACTCCCAACGCAGTGATGTATCATCAGTCGGGGGCAGGCAAATCATTTGAACAGTACTCTAAACTGTACCATTATTATTTTACAAGGAACAGGTTCCTTATTTTCAGAGATCATAATCTCTTCGAAAAACTTTATGTGTTCCTTTATTCCACGGCAATTACGATTCTGAAATCGCTTGCAATAATTAAAGGTGCAGCGGAAAAAGGAAGAACTCTCAAAGCGATATGGAGTGGCTATTTTTCCGGACTCGCATATATGACAAAAATTTGGAAGCTTGACGAAAGCAGACCATTAATAAACAAAAACCTGTAA
- a CDS encoding undecaprenyl-phosphate glucose phosphotransferase: MNKKQEKFLLIAADFITINLAWVIYFYIRNESGMFAQFTEPGFLIPMLVIFFYWFMLFVFFGMYRTWFALSRFDEIFTLVKTTFWGTFILFFAIFIDDSGTGENTGNRFLIFIYWGLMVSLTVTGRLLLRSIQRKLLIQGIGRKKALIVGFNERAMEIHDQINSHPALGLDITGYVAIKEENIGKEYNGVSVVGRVNEIEDIIDRLGIKEVILSVSRNHDDLLIEIISRCETKEVRLKIIPDLYEILSGQAKTMQLYGFPLIDINPQLMSEWERGAKRVIDVVVSFIILLLASPIILAAAVAIKIDSKGPVIYKQERSGLNGKVFKVYKFRSMYQDAEKRTGPVWSQKDDPRITRVGRFIRRVRIDELPQIWNVFKGEMSLVGPRPERPFFVEQLAKEIPYYKRRLRVRPGITGWAQVKHKYDENIEDVKTKLQFDLFYIENMSLKTDIKILFRTVFVVLFGKGHYD, translated from the coding sequence TTGAACAAAAAACAAGAAAAATTTCTATTAATTGCTGCTGACTTTATAACGATTAATCTCGCCTGGGTAATATATTTTTATATCCGGAACGAGTCGGGGATGTTTGCACAATTTACAGAGCCCGGATTTCTAATACCGATGCTGGTGATATTTTTCTACTGGTTTATGCTCTTTGTATTTTTCGGAATGTACAGGACATGGTTTGCACTCTCACGATTCGATGAGATATTTACTCTAGTAAAAACCACTTTTTGGGGGACATTCATCCTCTTTTTTGCGATTTTTATTGACGATTCAGGGACTGGCGAGAATACGGGGAACAGATTCCTGATATTTATATACTGGGGACTTATGGTTTCGCTGACCGTAACCGGACGCCTTCTCCTCAGATCGATTCAAAGGAAACTGTTGATTCAGGGAATCGGCAGGAAGAAGGCTCTCATAGTCGGATTCAATGAGCGGGCAATGGAGATACATGACCAGATTAATTCTCATCCCGCGCTCGGACTCGACATAACAGGTTATGTTGCCATTAAGGAAGAGAATATTGGTAAGGAGTATAACGGGGTTTCGGTTGTAGGAAGGGTGAATGAGATTGAGGATATTATTGACCGCCTCGGGATAAAAGAGGTGATCCTTTCGGTGAGCAGGAACCACGATGACCTGCTAATAGAGATAATTTCCCGTTGCGAGACCAAGGAAGTAAGGCTGAAAATCATTCCTGATCTTTACGAAATTCTTAGCGGTCAGGCAAAAACGATGCAGCTTTACGGATTTCCACTTATTGACATTAATCCGCAGTTAATGTCTGAATGGGAGAGGGGAGCAAAAAGGGTGATAGATGTTGTTGTTTCATTTATCATTTTACTGTTGGCTTCCCCGATAATTCTCGCAGCGGCGGTTGCGATTAAAATTGACAGCAAAGGACCCGTTATCTATAAACAGGAAAGAAGCGGGTTGAATGGAAAAGTTTTCAAGGTTTACAAGTTCCGTTCGATGTATCAGGATGCCGAAAAGAGGACGGGACCTGTCTGGTCACAAAAAGATGATCCCAGAATAACCCGTGTCGGGAGATTTATCAGACGGGTAAGAATTGACGAGTTGCCACAGATATGGAATGTTTTTAAAGGCGAAATGAGCCTGGTTGGTCCCCGTCCTGAGAGACCGTTTTTTGTTGAGCAACTGGCGAAGGAAATACCTTATTATAAAAGGCGACTAAGAGTGAGACCGGGAATTACAGGCTGGGCTCAGGTGAAGCATAAATATGATGAAAATATTGAAGATGTGAAGACCAAACTTCAGTTCGATCTTTTTTACATTGAGAACATGTCGCTAAAAACAGATATCAAAATTTTGTTCCGGACGGTCTTTGTAGTACTGTTTGGAAAAGGACATTACGATTAA
- a CDS encoding polyprenol monophosphomannose synthase has protein sequence MDKKTLIIVPTYNEMDNIQKLIPVLFELGIEGLDVLVVDDNSPDGTGDYVEKLSQNDERIHILRRPGKMGLGTAYCDGFKYAINNGYDFVFEMDADFSHDPKVVPKFLEKIADADLVIGSRYLTGVNVINWPMKRLLLSYFANFYTRVITGLPIKDATGGYKCFRVEVLKSINLDNIKSNGYAFQIEMNFKAWKKGFRLAEIPIIFFDRFQGTSKMSNKIVKEAVFMVWKLRLGSIFGSL, from the coding sequence ATGGATAAAAAAACATTAATAATAGTGCCTACCTACAATGAGATGGATAATATCCAGAAACTCATTCCCGTGCTGTTTGAGCTTGGAATAGAGGGTCTGGATGTTCTTGTGGTCGATGATAATTCACCGGATGGTACGGGTGACTATGTGGAAAAACTGTCACAAAATGATGAACGGATACACATCCTCCGACGACCGGGTAAAATGGGCTTGGGTACCGCTTATTGCGACGGTTTCAAATATGCAATCAATAACGGTTATGATTTCGTTTTTGAAATGGATGCCGATTTCTCACATGATCCAAAGGTTGTTCCAAAGTTTCTGGAAAAAATTGCTGATGCCGATCTCGTGATTGGCAGCAGATATCTCACCGGTGTGAATGTGATAAACTGGCCAATGAAAAGGCTGTTGTTGAGCTATTTTGCCAATTTTTATACAAGAGTCATTACAGGTCTGCCGATAAAGGATGCTACCGGAGGATACAAGTGTTTTCGGGTTGAAGTTCTTAAGTCGATAAACCTTGATAACATAAAATCAAACGGATATGCCTTCCAGATAGAGATGAATTTCAAGGCGTGGAAAAAAGGCTTCCGTCTGGCTGAAATACCGATTATTTTCTTCGACCGTTTTCAGGGAACATCAAAAATGTCGAACAAGATAGTGAAGGAAGCGGTTTTCATGGTCTGGAAACTCAGACTTGGAAGTATTTTTGGCTCGTTGTAG
- a CDS encoding glycosyltransferase — protein sequence MIDLSIIIVNYNVKEFIQNLLESIKSASKNISTEVIVVDNASDDGSIELIRQKYPEVTLIENSRNLGFSKANNLGLKIAKGKFLLLLNPDTLVKEDTFEKMISFFESTPEAGMAGCKLLNTDGTLQLACRRGFPGPWASFTKVTGLSTLFPRSPLFARYNLTYLDENETYAVDAISGAFMMIRREVYEKTGGLDETFFMYGEDLDLCYRVNKAGYKVYYVHTTEIIHYKGESTKRSNLNEVKVFYEAMHIFVKKYYAGSFFLLLFLRTAILAREMLAFLGKKKLVFVSVLMDLLFYNLTMFLAVKIYTTYRDWESGIPSYGIPVIYSIPVLVHILTSAVLSVYRKDRLSVLRTLGAVIAGFFVITSLTFFFKDYAFSRGVVLILYFTLPFTLGGWRIFAKLWFKAGASGDVSLRKRAVVVGTGEEAIKLAKKLQKKKGEYSRIAGLIGTKRLQIGERIEGFEVIGSLDNIIRVIREKGIEEVIFTTGELSYNAIIGIVAACRKENVEFQITGGESDFMVSKSEVSILNEIQLFEVNYNIGFPLHKIIKKSFDILFSLFILFFLFPFLFAVKMISGRESRFYSFIKGMWRVLKGECSIVGPKEETPKGEPWLGKKGLTGFWFTDMDEDEDSAKSDIFYAKNQNIWLDLEIIGKTFNKLMNEQ from the coding sequence GTGATCGATCTGTCGATTATAATTGTTAACTACAATGTAAAGGAGTTCATCCAGAATCTTCTGGAATCGATTAAAAGTGCTTCGAAGAATATAAGCACTGAAGTGATTGTAGTTGACAACGCATCCGATGACGGAAGTATCGAATTAATCAGGCAGAAGTATCCCGAAGTTACTTTGATAGAGAACAGCAGGAATCTCGGGTTCAGTAAAGCCAACAATCTGGGTCTCAAAATTGCAAAAGGAAAATTCCTTCTTCTGTTGAATCCTGATACTTTGGTGAAGGAAGATACCTTCGAAAAGATGATTTCATTTTTCGAATCAACACCTGAAGCCGGCATGGCGGGTTGTAAGCTGCTGAATACAGATGGTACACTCCAGCTTGCCTGCAGACGCGGTTTCCCCGGTCCCTGGGCATCATTCACAAAAGTGACAGGACTCTCGACGCTGTTCCCCCGCAGCCCTCTGTTCGCCCGCTACAATCTGACATATCTCGATGAAAACGAGACCTATGCTGTGGATGCCATCTCGGGTGCATTCATGATGATCAGGAGGGAAGTGTACGAAAAAACCGGTGGTCTTGATGAAACTTTCTTTATGTATGGCGAGGATCTCGATCTCTGTTACAGGGTGAACAAAGCAGGATACAAAGTTTACTATGTCCACACGACCGAAATCATCCATTATAAAGGTGAGAGTACAAAAAGAAGCAATCTAAACGAAGTGAAAGTCTTCTATGAGGCTATGCACATTTTCGTGAAGAAATATTATGCCGGGTCATTTTTTCTACTTCTTTTTCTTCGCACGGCAATACTTGCAAGGGAGATGCTCGCATTTTTAGGGAAGAAAAAACTGGTTTTCGTTTCCGTTCTGATGGATTTGCTGTTTTACAATCTCACGATGTTTCTGGCGGTAAAGATTTACACAACCTACCGGGACTGGGAGTCGGGAATTCCCTCGTATGGAATCCCGGTAATTTATTCGATACCGGTTTTGGTTCACATACTCACTTCGGCGGTGCTCTCGGTTTACAGAAAAGACCGGCTGTCGGTATTGCGGACTCTTGGAGCGGTGATAGCAGGATTCTTCGTTATTACCTCACTCACATTTTTCTTCAAGGATTATGCTTTTTCAAGGGGTGTAGTGCTGATTCTTTACTTTACACTTCCTTTTACACTCGGCGGGTGGAGAATTTTTGCCAAATTGTGGTTTAAAGCAGGGGCTTCCGGTGATGTCTCTCTAAGGAAAAGGGCAGTTGTGGTCGGGACAGGTGAAGAAGCCATAAAACTCGCAAAAAAATTGCAGAAGAAAAAGGGGGAATATTCCCGTATTGCCGGGTTGATCGGGACAAAAAGACTGCAAATCGGGGAGCGAATAGAAGGATTTGAGGTAATCGGAAGTTTGGACAATATAATCAGGGTTATCAGGGAAAAGGGGATTGAAGAGGTGATTTTTACCACCGGGGAGTTGAGTTACAATGCAATAATAGGAATTGTAGCTGCATGCCGGAAGGAAAATGTCGAGTTTCAAATCACAGGTGGTGAGAGTGATTTTATGGTGAGCAAATCTGAAGTTTCAATTCTTAACGAGATACAGCTTTTTGAGGTGAATTACAATATCGGGTTTCCTCTTCATAAAATAATAAAGAAATCCTTTGATATTCTCTTCTCACTTTTTATCTTATTTTTCCTTTTTCCATTTCTTTTTGCAGTAAAAATGATTTCCGGGAGAGAGAGCCGGTTTTACTCGTTCATAAAAGGGATGTGGAGAGTTTTGAAAGGTGAATGCAGTATTGTCGGTCCGAAAGAAGAAACGCCCAAGGGTGAACCCTGGCTCGGGAAAAAGGGATTGACCGGCTTTTGGTTTACGGATATGGATGAAGATGAAGATTCTGCCAAATCGGATATTTTTTACGCTAAAAATCAAAATATCTGGCTTGATTTGGAAATAATAGGCAAGACTTTTAATAAACTAATGAACGAACAGTAA
- a CDS encoding acetyl-CoA carboxylase carboxyltransferase subunit alpha: MAKTILDFEKPIIELEERLVEMKKASDGLQIDGEIAKIEDKVKQLKENIYHSLTRWQKVQLARHPDRPYTLDYIYNMTSNFMELHGDRTFGDDKAVVGGFAMIGNFKVMIIGQQKGRDTKSNLYRNFGMPNPEGYRKALRLMKLAEKFNLPVVTLLDTPGAFPGLEAEERGQAEAIARNLLEMARLKVPIVVVIIGEGASGGALGMGVGDRILMLENAWYSVISPESCSSILWRSWDYKEQAAEALKLTAQDLLPLKVIDRIVPEPLGGAHKDHQEMAEILKGIITEELANLVKIKPDKLVENRIEKFAGIGSFQE; the protein is encoded by the coding sequence ATGGCAAAGACAATTTTAGACTTTGAAAAACCGATAATTGAACTCGAAGAACGACTCGTGGAGATGAAAAAAGCTTCCGACGGTCTCCAGATTGATGGAGAAATAGCAAAGATCGAGGACAAGGTAAAACAACTGAAAGAGAACATCTACCACAGTCTTACCCGTTGGCAAAAGGTTCAACTTGCCAGACATCCCGACAGACCATACACCCTTGACTACATTTACAACATGACAAGTAACTTCATGGAGCTTCATGGTGACCGCACATTCGGTGATGACAAGGCTGTGGTTGGCGGATTCGCCATGATAGGGAATTTTAAAGTCATGATTATCGGGCAGCAGAAGGGTCGAGACACCAAGAGCAATCTTTACCGTAATTTTGGCATGCCCAATCCTGAAGGATACAGAAAAGCCCTTCGTCTGATGAAACTTGCCGAGAAATTTAATTTACCTGTTGTTACACTTCTCGACACTCCGGGGGCGTTCCCCGGTCTCGAAGCTGAGGAGAGAGGTCAGGCGGAAGCGATTGCCCGGAACCTGCTTGAGATGGCAAGATTGAAAGTGCCTATTGTTGTTGTGATTATTGGTGAAGGTGCGAGCGGAGGTGCACTTGGTATGGGAGTTGGTGACAGAATCCTTATGCTGGAGAATGCATGGTATTCCGTAATCAGTCCCGAATCATGTTCGAGCATCCTTTGGAGGAGCTGGGACTACAAGGAACAGGCAGCCGAGGCACTCAAGCTTACCGCACAGGATCTTCTTCCGCTGAAAGTAATTGACCGTATTGTTCCCGAGCCGCTCGGTGGTGCCCACAAGGATCATCAGGAGATGGCGGAAATCCTTAAGGGGATAATCACTGAGGAGCTGGCAAATCTGGTTAAAATAAAGCCTGATAAACTGGTTGAAAACAGAATCGAAAAATTCGCCGGAATTGGCTCTTTTCAGGAATAG
- a CDS encoding acyl-CoA thioesterase: MVKFVTTVRIRYADTDQMKFVYNGKYLEFFEVGRTELIRDMGMSYKEMEEAGFMLPLYDTYVRYHSPAYYDEIIEIESAMSSKPLAKLKIDYTIKVGDRLIATGYTQHAFVSVATGKPVRSPELFNKLIDKYFKD, encoded by the coding sequence ATGGTGAAGTTCGTAACAACTGTACGAATAAGGTATGCTGATACCGATCAGATGAAATTTGTCTATAACGGCAAATATCTGGAATTTTTTGAGGTCGGCAGAACAGAGTTGATTCGAGACATGGGAATGTCGTACAAGGAGATGGAAGAGGCGGGTTTTATGCTTCCGCTTTATGATACATATGTAAGGTATCACTCGCCGGCATATTACGATGAGATAATTGAGATTGAATCGGCAATGAGCAGCAAACCATTGGCAAAATTGAAAATTGATTATACAATAAAAGTGGGTGACAGGCTTATTGCCACGGGTTACACCCAGCATGCTTTTGTAAGTGTGGCGACCGGGAAACCTGTAAGGTCACCGGAATTGTTTAATAAACTGATCGACAAATATTTTAAGGACTGA